The following nucleotide sequence is from Deltaproteobacteria bacterium.
CTTTAGTGGAGCAACTTCACTGCAGGTCAATGCCGCTTTCATTAGTGGGGTCGATAACACCGTCGCAGGCGGTGGTTCAAATCAGTATGGTGGCGGACTGCAGAACTATCCGCGCATGCACGAAGACTGGAATGGTAGAACACTCAACTACCTGGGCTCCTTCGTCAGTCTCGGAACCCCCCGTCGTGTCAACGGCATCTGGTGCTGCAATGGCGATAGTTACGACCGCTACAATCCACCGACGCGTAACTGGAGTTATGACGCTCGCTTTGAGCAAGTACAAAATTTGCCACCGCTGACGCCGAAGTTCACCTACGTGCAGCAGCGCATGTACACACGCTTCTATCAATAGTGTCCACAACGGGCGCAGGGCTCCTGGAAGATAGTCCAGGACACCTGCGTGCTGTGAGATCGGAGCGCCACGCCAGGCCGTGGCGCTCTCCTTTTGTTTCTACTAATAAGCCCCGAACCTCTTGCTTATTGCTGCCTTTTCAAGCTTTGCCGTTTCCCTGGTACCGCCATATACTCTGTGCAACATCTCGCATCACCTCTTAAGGCGATTTCTTGGAAAAAATATCCCGCAGTCTCTAGTACCATGTCTCGCAAGTTCATTCGCGGTGAAATCGTAGGGCGCGGACCACGCGCCAGTCAGTTGGCGCGCTTCGCACGCCCTACAACTGCTCACGAAGTTATGAGACACGGGACTAGGGTGTGGACGTCATTCCCGCGAAGGCGGGAATCCAGGAGCATACGGCACGGGCCGTGGGAGCCAGGCTATTCGCTTGCTCTTGAAGCAAGTTCCCGTTTCAACCCACTAAAGGCCGCTTCTTCTAAGTCGAGACGTTCTTGAATAATCCTGTTGAGCCACCTTCCTACGTCTTGCTCACGATGGAGTCGAGCAAAGAACGCGGCTCGCTTTGCAAGCGAAGTAGAGAGGGAAACCGTTGCCGGTTTTTTCTTGCGAACAATCTCCGGTGGGGACCAAGCGGAATCATCGTCTGCTTGAGCGATAACGAGCGCATCGATTTCTTCTTCAGACAACTGACTTTTTTTCGTAACGTCTCCATATGTCACATCCCGTGATAACAGGGACGACATCACCCGGCTTCAACTGGAAAATGATTTTAAGTTTGCGCCCACCGATAGTCTTTCCGAGAAGCTGATATCTATCTCGGTAGGGTTTATTCCGACGAATTTCAAAGTCAGCGAAAAAACAATCTACGGCTTCTTCGAAAGAAATACGATGGGCAGCAAGTTCATCACGCTCGAAATCGTACTCGAAGTCAGCTGGCGTAAAGCGGTGCCAATCGACTATCTCCTACTTCCGCACCATCTGGATCTTATTCGGTCCGTGCCAGCCTTCTTTCAGCGGAACCATGAAATAGGGGATGAGCGTCATCTTGCGGAATTTCCATTTGCCATTCTCACGGACATAGTCATCTTCAAACTTCGCCGCCACCAAAAAGCTCTCGCCATTGAAGATCGGCTTGGCTTCAAGATAGCTGATGCCGGTGCCGGTATTCCCACTAATTGTGATGACATGGTTATGAATGAATTGTTTCACAAACGGGACGAGGTCTGAGAGCGCCTGACGATAAAATGCGGAAACTTCGCTCTTGCCTTGGGCTTTGCCGAGATGCGCAAAATCGATTCCGCCATTTTCAGCGAAGAGGTCAGGAATCATCTCTGGCTTCTTCTCGTTGACCGCAATGTGATACCGAAAGCGCAGTTCTTGGATTTCATTGCGATCCTGCAACTCTTGAACTCGTGCTTCTAGCGCATTCATCCGTGATTCGAGATCTGCCATACGGTTCTCCTTTTTTTGGTTATCAGTGATCAGTTGTCAGCATGGGGAGTAGGAAGGAGAATTCTTCTCTTCTTCCTTATCGCCTACAGCCTCAAGCCTATAGCATAGCTTTGTTGCTACTGGCTCTTTTCCTTCCCCACTTCAATAAACTCGACATCATCTTTCGCGGCTTTCGCTTTTGTCGGCTGAGGAAAATTGATCAACAAACCAACTGTGATATCCAGGACACGAAGATAATTTTCTATCTGTGCGCGTTCTTTATGGCCAACGCTTTCGACGGCTTTGAGTTCGATTACGACTCGTTCTGGAACCTCACCGACGATGAGGTCTGGTTTGCCTTCACCGATATAGAATCCTTCGTAAAAAACTGGGACGATTCGTTGCGCCTCATAGGGCACCCGCCGCAACCTGAGCCCGACTTCAAAAGCTTTCTGATACACCACCTCATCAAAGCCGCTGCCAAGTTTGTCATAAATATCCTGGGTCAGCGCCCGCAATACTTCCAAGAGCATCATGCCCCACCTCCCAACACAGAT
It contains:
- a CDS encoding nuclear transport factor 2 family protein, whose protein sequence is MADLESRMNALEARVQELQDRNEIQELRFRYHIAVNEKKPEMIPDLFAENGGIDFAHLGKAQGKSEVSAFYRQALSDLVPFVKQFIHNHVITISGNTGTGISYLEAKPIFNGESFLVAAKFEDDYVRENGKWKFRKMTLIPYFMVPLKEGWHGPNKIQMVRK
- a CDS encoding GxxExxY protein — translated: MMLLEVLRALTQDIYDKLGSGFDEVVYQKAFEVGLRLRRVPYEAQRIVPVFYEGFYIGEGKPDLIVGEVPERVVIELKAVESVGHKERAQIENYLRVLDITVGLLINFPQPTKAKAAKDDVEFIEVGKEKSQ